In the genome of Nitrospirae bacterium CG2_30_53_67, one region contains:
- a CDS encoding 4Fe-4S ferredoxin: protein MKDTDNKGHTVKYKWGMIIDLDRCTGCGACVVACHAENNVPFVGKKKSGYGRAMHWIRIERYWEGEYPNVRARFIPLLCQQCNNAPCEPVCPVYASYHNAEGLNAQVYNRCVGTRYCANNCPYSVRVFNFFEPSFPDPLNQQLNPDVTVRSKGVMEKCTFCIQRIRRAKEAAKQERRVIRDGEIQPACAQTCPPEAMVFGNMADPESRVFRLSRSTRRFRLIEDLGTDPSVIYLKGGGHEHVR from the coding sequence ATGAAAGACACAGACAACAAAGGGCATACAGTGAAATACAAATGGGGCATGATCATTGACTTGGACCGATGCACCGGGTGCGGCGCCTGCGTCGTGGCCTGCCATGCGGAAAATAACGTCCCCTTCGTGGGGAAGAAAAAGAGCGGTTACGGCCGCGCCATGCACTGGATCCGGATTGAACGCTACTGGGAGGGGGAGTATCCGAATGTCCGGGCGAGGTTCATCCCGCTCCTTTGCCAGCAGTGCAACAACGCCCCGTGCGAGCCGGTCTGCCCGGTCTATGCCAGTTACCATAATGCCGAGGGGCTGAACGCACAGGTTTATAACCGGTGCGTGGGGACGCGGTATTGCGCAAACAACTGCCCCTATTCGGTTCGGGTCTTCAATTTTTTTGAGCCGTCATTCCCAGATCCGCTGAATCAGCAGCTCAATCCGGATGTGACCGTCCGGAGCAAGGGGGTCATGGAGAAGTGCACCTTCTGTATCCAGAGGATACGGCGGGCCAAGGAGGCGGCAAAACAAGAGAGGAGGGTCATCCGTGACGGCGAGATTCAGCCGGCCTGCGCCCAGACCTGCCCGCCGGAGGCCATGGTCTTCGGCAATATGGCCGATCCTGAAAGCCGCGTCTTCCGGCTGTCCCGAAGCACCAGGAGGTTCCGGCTGATCGAGGATCTGGGGACCGATCCCTCGGTGATCTACCTCAAGGGAGGAGGACATGAGCATGTCCGATGA